In one window of Desulforhabdus amnigena DNA:
- a CDS encoding hydrogenase iron-sulfur subunit — MSEWEPKIVAFLCNWSSYAGADFAGLKRLKYPANIRVVKVPCAGRINPKFILSALRHGADGVWISGCHPGECHFVEGNYYARRKFALLKSFLEHTGIEPGRIHFSWILATEANKFAQMAQEVVDGVKALGPARHFIKKQAEV; from the coding sequence ATGTCCGAGTGGGAACCGAAGATTGTTGCCTTCTTGTGCAATTGGAGTTCATATGCGGGAGCGGATTTTGCCGGCCTGAAACGTCTGAAATACCCTGCAAACATCCGTGTCGTTAAAGTGCCTTGTGCCGGCCGGATCAATCCCAAATTCATCCTTTCCGCCCTCCGTCATGGAGCTGACGGAGTGTGGATTTCCGGTTGCCACCCCGGGGAGTGCCACTTTGTCGAAGGCAATTACTATGCGCGGCGCAAGTTTGCCCTTCTGAAGAGCTTTCTGGAACACACGGGGATTGAACCGGGACGAATCCATTTTTCATGGATCCTGGCGACTGAGGCTAATAAATTTGCGCAAATGGCACAAGAGGTGGTTGACGGAGTGAAAGCGCTGGGGCCAGCCCGTCATTTCATCAAAAAGCAAGCCGAGGTGTAA
- a CDS encoding 4Fe-4S dicluster domain-containing protein, protein MRAYTEKIREAAKRLLSENKVDVVIGFRAGTIPFMNEPFIAKNVKQVDQLVWDGNCGINLANYITKRTDRIAVVAKGCDSRNIVVHIMENQIKRDQLHILGAPCKGMIDRRRILAELKGKEPLQVEELDGKVQIKGRDFELSLDRKEYLQENCAICIHRNPVIYDELLGDLVEEQDVDRYEDIRKVEALPPEERWQYFEDLISSCIRCYACRNACPACYCPTCFVDESRPQWVGKTIDATDTRTFHFLRAYHLAGRCTDCGACERACPMGIKVRQFTKKLEKDVKELYGYETGLTLEGRPALDTYKPGDPESFIK, encoded by the coding sequence ATGCGAGCATATACCGAGAAAATTCGAGAGGCGGCAAAACGCCTGTTGTCTGAAAATAAAGTGGACGTGGTGATCGGCTTTCGCGCTGGAACGATTCCCTTCATGAATGAACCGTTCATCGCAAAAAATGTGAAACAGGTGGACCAGCTCGTCTGGGATGGCAATTGCGGAATCAACTTGGCCAATTATATCACCAAGCGTACCGACCGGATCGCCGTTGTGGCCAAGGGGTGTGATTCCCGAAACATTGTTGTCCATATCATGGAAAACCAGATCAAACGGGATCAGCTCCACATCCTGGGGGCTCCCTGCAAGGGAATGATCGACAGAAGACGCATCCTTGCAGAACTCAAGGGAAAAGAACCGCTCCAGGTGGAGGAATTGGACGGCAAGGTGCAGATCAAGGGGCGTGATTTTGAGTTGAGCCTGGATCGCAAGGAATATTTGCAGGAAAACTGTGCCATCTGTATTCACCGCAACCCCGTCATTTACGATGAATTGCTGGGAGATCTGGTGGAAGAGCAGGATGTGGACCGTTACGAAGACATCCGCAAGGTGGAAGCGCTTCCTCCTGAAGAGCGTTGGCAATACTTTGAAGACCTGATCTCTTCCTGTATCCGGTGTTATGCCTGCCGGAACGCCTGCCCCGCCTGTTATTGTCCCACATGTTTTGTGGATGAATCCCGTCCACAGTGGGTGGGGAAGACCATCGATGCAACGGATACCCGGACTTTTCACTTCCTTAGGGCCTATCACTTGGCTGGACGCTGTACGGATTGCGGCGCTTGCGAGCGGGCCTGTCCAATGGGAATCAAGGTGCGACAGTTCACCAAAAAGCTCGAGAAGGATGTGAAGGAACTTTATGGTTACGAGACCGGTTTGACCCTGGAAGGACGGCCTGCGCTCGATACTTACAAGCCCGGTGATCCAGAGTCGTTTATCAAGTGA